GAATTTCTGAGAGATGCTCTTCCACCTCGTCCGCCGGAACGCGAATCGCTCCGGGAACTTTTTCCTTCGATTCGCCCCACGCCTGTGGATTCCGAGCGTCGATGAACGCGATCGGCTCGCCCCGGTCCATTCTCGCCTTGATCTCCTCCGGGGTGACCCGCGTGACTTCGGTGGCGGTTTGCATTTCGACCTCCGTGCCATCGGAGCAGCAATCGGCGAGCCAGTCGTTGACGGATATCCGCATAGAATCCCGGCGCATGCATCCCTCGCCGCGCGCGGACGTCCGCGTGTATTTCCTCTTCTTCGCTTCCGGGCTCGCCTCGCTCGCCGACGAGGTGGTCTGGTTCAAGCTCCTCGACCTGACCTTCGGCGTGACGACGCTCGCGACGGCGACGCTCCTCGCCGTGTTCATGGCGGGGCTGGGCCTCGGCAGCGCGTGGACGGCGAAGAGAGCGCCGCGGATCGGACGTCCGATGTTCGCGTACGGCCTCGTCGAGGCGGGGATCGGCGTCTTCGCGCTCTCGACGCCGCTCCTCTTCTCGGCCGTCGATGCGGCGTACGTCGCGGGATATCGCGCGGCGGGCGGCGCCCCGGCGAC
This region of Thermoanaerobaculia bacterium genomic DNA includes:
- a CDS encoding rhodanese-like domain-containing protein encodes the protein MRISVNDWLADCCSDGTEVEMQTATEVTRVTPEEIKARMDRGEPIAFIDARNPQAWGESKEKVPGAIRVPADEVEEHLSEIPRDRTIVAYCT